One Glycine max cultivar Williams 82 chromosome 8, Glycine_max_v4.0, whole genome shotgun sequence genomic window, ACTTGTCTTCTCATTAATGGACACTAATTCAATATCGTCCAACTACTGGTACTTTGCCTATCGTCCATAACctttcaatttattcttttctacTTGTGTCTCATATAGGTCTATGAATATGTAGCTTAAGCATGAAAGGTtaatagataaaatttatactttgttaacatcaaaaTTTTTGGGATTTAATTGTTTGGTACAGTCCAATGTGACTTGGTCGCAGGCAGACTTAACATTTGTATCCCTATTAATGATGAATTAAAGTGGACTAATAATTATGTTGGCCTACAACCTTGGTTTTTAGGTTTTGAAAGATCATTGACACAAAATGGTTTGGGGGTGAGAATAGTAGTAATCAATCCAAACAACAAAGTATGGAgatattttagaataataaacccatgtttttaaaataatcaagcTGAATATGAAGCTTTGATTTTGGGTTTAAAGATTTTAATAGAAAGAGGTGTGCAATATTTCAGAATATATGGTGATTTCCAATTGATGATTAGGCATGAGGAATATAAGTGTAATATTGTCCAACTATTGGATTTTTATCAATCAGCTAAGCACTTGTTGCAATGTTTTGTCGATGTGATCATAGAACATACCTGTAGGGACGAGAATGATGGGAAAAATGAGTTAGCATAACATGTTTTTGAATACaagaaaatcaaaggagaaatgATGGACTATTCTATAGAAGATTTAGCCATTATCCAAGTTGAGGAATTGGATACATGGCAATAAAAATTGATTAACTATTTGCAAAAGCCAAGTGCCAAAGTAGAATTTAAACTGAAAGAAAAGGCTTTAAAGTATATCATGATAGGAGATGATCTCAACGTAAGAAGTTCCAATGGAGTATTACTAAGATGTATTAACCAAATTGAGTCCATAAGACTAATGGGAGAAGTTTATGAAGGATTGTGTGGGTCTCATAGATCTGAAACCATAATAAAATGGTTATTAATTTGACCTGAATATTATTAGCCTACAAATTTAATGGTCTAGACTTGTGGACTTATTAATCACATTTCAATTCCTAATCACTCCTATTATTCCTCCGATTGAATTGCTTATTGCAATACCAAATATCTTCAATTGCCATCAATAACATTAACTAATTtcaatctattttaaaattcatattttttctttaaccaCAGTGTCTCCATATGAaacaaattcataaataaaataaccacACGCTAAATTCACAATTTAATACAAAAAGTtagtaatattatatttataataattaatttgtataatatattgtcatgattttaattataatgtggtatattattaattattagttttatttttttgacgtgattttcagttttatttaattattataaatgttgtAATTGAGTCAAAATTAAGTAGTTCTAAAAATTCACAATTAATATTcagtttaaaatataacatttaaaaacGAGTCAaagttcttgttttttttacaaactgaatattaatttgtataatatgtactcaacaaaataaaatgatagaatcaaaatattatttatttatatttttactgtactgactattattatttaaaatatattctattAAACTTTTTCTCTGAGAGGAAAACATTCTAATAAAcctaaaattatcattattgaataactaaaacctaaaattaatatttttttaaaaaaaataaataaatatttaatttggtcCCTAAGTGTGATCAGTTATGAAACTGGTCTCaagatagaaattaaaaaaaagacatattaatcataatttaattgCTAATTtagttcataaattttataattttatatgaaattgattcttaaaatataatctattattaaattgatttttaaatattataatttaataaaataatttcacaagTTAAATTTAATGATAGGACTGTTCTGTACAGGTTTTATGATAGGACTAATATgcatcattttcttaattttaggataaaaatgaatatttattcaGTAAAATTTGTTAAACTTCACTTAACATtttcaaccaaaaaaaataaacttcacCTAGCATAACCTAATCGCACCCCGGTTCCGATTGCATCTGTCTGTCTGCGTTTTTTTCTTTgccttgtttttgttttttactttaaattttggGGGTGTTTTCGGATTATGCTTTGCGATTCTCTGAGTTTCTTGTCCTTTCCCTTTCTTTCTAGGAATCAATTCTGAGAAGCATTGACGTTCAACAGGTTGCTTCGAAGGTAATCTCCTTTTTAACCTGTTTTCGTTAAATTCAGCAATTTACATTATTTCTTTGCTGATTCAGTATTGAATAGAAGACTGTGGTTGATTCTAAATTCGACGTTTATGTCATGTGGCGTAATAGTTTATTGCTTTGGGAAGTGAAATCCCTTTTATGTCACCATGTTTTACAAGCAAATCAGATAAACCCAAAAATTTGGTGTTTTATCTCAGATATCTGATTGTTTTGCCGTTCAATTTGGGCTGTCTGTAATTTCGATTTTTGTTATTGCTTAATTCTTTCAGCCAATTAATTGTGTGGTTATGAGTGTCTTGGAATTGTGTGAATTTATGGATTGGATTTTGTTTGAAGCAATGCCTTACTTTCTTGTATGCCCTGTGGTTCCAATGAAGCAACGCCTTTGGATTCTTGTGatggattttgttgtgtgaatgtCTTCACTGATACCCTTTAGGTGGTGCCAACAGAAATTTCTGATTAATTTCCTTATGGTCTGGACTGTAAGTTTTACATAACCCCCCATCCTGTTGTCATATTAGCGTATCGTTTTGGAATTTAGATCATGCTGGACAAGTCTAAAAATGTTGCCACATGTAATGTATTCTGTTGACATTTGTCTTTTGATGTACACAATCTGCTTTGCCTCCTTGTGGTTACTGTTTTCTTCAATCTATGCAATATCTCCTGAAGCTTCTTGCATTTTggcttttttatatttgttcatgAGTTATCCTTGTTTCTCCAGTTGTTAGGATGTTTAGCATTTAACCAGCAAAGGCACTTACATTGTTATGCTTGAGTTAGTAGGATTTTAGGAATTTTGTGGCTTTACCACACTGGCTGTCATGGTTTCATTTCATGCTTTTAGTGCCTTTGCAGTTGAGTGTGAAATCAACCCTAAccgttttttgcaattttcttgTGTCACACCCTTTTGTTTATTTGGATAGGAATGTCTGCCATTCATGtagtctttttctttctcttttgaattttgatttatctatttattcttttgttttgtgtagtgAAGTCTGTAATCATGTCAAGCAAGTATATCATTTCTGCTATTCTTGGATCATTTGGAGTTGCATGGGTTTGTGATTATTATGTTTCAGAGAAGAAGCTATTTGGAGGTAAGTTGTGTTTATCATAGGAATTGATTTGCTTTTTAGCTGTTGCAGCAGTATGTAACTGCTAACTTCTTTCTTCAGGTAGTACCCCTGGCACTATTACAAACAATGAGTGGGCAGAAGAGACTGACAAAAAATTGCAGGCATGGCCTCGTACTGCCGGTCCACCAGTGGTCATGAATCCCATAAGTCGCCAAAATTTCATTGTGAAGTCTCGCCCTgagtaataatttttgttgattGATTGTGAGTTAATTGATGCACCTTGGTCATGGGATATGTTTCCATAAATGATGATAATGTTTGAGGTAAAAGTCTTGCAGTTCAATtagtgttttgatttttaaacatGTGAATGCTTACTtgctaaataaaatgttatttaagaAATCATGGATTGATTAATGCATATTCATGTATTCAAATTCTATGTTTAGTCTTTACCTTGGTATGAATAGGAATCAATGCCTAAAATTATGTTTAGCAGACGTgctaaaatttacttttatgttgtgattttttatttccagCAGTTGTATCTGCTATTATATTGGGTGCTTTTAGGCAGTGTCGTTCAGTAAGAGATTAGCaacattttttcctttctctctctctctatttttcttttccacttATTAAAATCTCATCGTACCAATTAATTGGTATGATTAATTCTTAAGTTAGATGTTTCCCTACAAGAGTCATGTGCTTTCCTTTCTTAAAGGCACAACCACTAGCCAAGTCTATGCTGATTTCATGATGTAATTTCTCCAGCACCTTGACACCTCATCATGAACTAGCAAATACACCAAAATGGAAAATGCTTTGTCTCTACTAAATATTGATGTTTAAaggaaaatgcattttttttgttagtatttCAGGCAGTGAACACATTTAGGACTTGGACCATAGTACATGAAAGGGTTGTAGGTGGTGTTTCTCATCATAGCTTTCGACATTGAAAAAATAGCAATCACAAATACTGAAACACACCCTATCATAACCCACTCCAGTATTGAGAGAGGGTAAAAATAACATGAAAGAAATCTAAACTTTCTATTTCCTGAATGCTGGTTGAAATTCTCTTTCCATATGAGCCAACTCAaacttcttctctcttttcagtGGAAAAGGTGCATATATGGATCCATGTATTGATGCCTGCTGCTATGGACAATGGACCATTTGGGGCATTGGTTCATTGGTTGAGATATAAGAGTAATGGTTCAGATGTCACTTTCAAAATTCAGACCAATAGTACATACTGGTTGAAGTTCAGTGcttgtgtaaaatttgaatgagTAATATAATATAGTTAACCCTGCCAAGTGCCTAGTTCTCTTCTGATTCAGCTCTTCATGTCTTTTTTGATTCATCAACCTTATCGGATTCATATTGGGAGCAAGGCATCTTCCCATGTGTGTACTATCATCATCTTCCTCCAAGTTTGAAAAAACTGTTCTATCAATAGATGCTTCATCCTCAGAATCATCGGTTCCTGACTGCACTGATTCATTAATTTCGGAACTTAAAAAACCAGGCGATGATGAACAACATGAATAAAAAACATCATACATGCTTATGttatcttctttcatttttttagcatAAGCTTCGTAGTTGAATCCAACTGTATTTTCCCCACCAAAATAGGATTCCAGCTTGTCCATGTCAAGGTGTTCCTCCATCCATGTGACTCCTTGGGTTGTAAACAAATATCACCTTTTTGTATGTCTCGGGCTCTAGAAATGGTTTCACCATCTGGTACCATGAAAAGCATGCTTATAAAACACACCAAGCAAATATAACAACACTGAATTTAAGTGATGTCCATGAACAAATTTCAACAGAAAAGGAAagccaaaaaaaagaagaaagaaattgaCCTGTCTTTCTACTTATAAATCACAACTCACTTTAAACTAGTATCTTCAAACTGAGCGATACGTTATACCCTCGTACAAATTCCCATCAAGCACACATCGTCTTCTCGTCCATGAAACAAGTTTTgtgtagaatttttaatttgagaaaatgtgcttttagtttctatattttCTGCCAAATGTAACCAAGGTCCTTATACTTTCCTATTGGTGAATTTGATTCTCAAACTTTAAAAACGAGTGAATTTAGTCTCTTCTAAAAACATGTGGATTTAGTCCCTCCAAACTTTTAAAAACAAGATGAATTTATAGAGATAACAGGTTAAATAtatgtgtttttaaaatttgagaacCATATAGGAACTTTTATCCCCTTTAACCGAAagaataaggactaaaaatatatttttagccaAATAATAACTTTGCAAAATAGCCAAGCAATTGAGACAAACTTTTTCCCTGTCCAGTTGATAATATCAGACAACTTTAGTTAGTCAATATCATTACATACAAACTTTTTCCCTGTCCAGTTGATAATATCATTACAACTTTAGTTGATAAATTTGGTAAAttgtttattgaaaaaatataaaaatcaaggaTCATACACGTAGCTGACACTATAAGACAGGGTCGGTTTAACgcattatttaaatcatttcaaCTCTATTTCAGCAacttcttttttccttcatcATCATCTCTTCCTCTCGCCAGAAACCCCAGCTTGCTGCTAAGGGTTGAAACTTCAAGCATGCAAATGTGATGCAACGGAAAGACGAGCAATCGCTGAAACGTGAAAGTGTTGGTTACTCAAAGAACTTGCGTGATTTATCGGTCACCCAAGACTCCCGTTAAGTTAAATGTAgctcaaatggtttttaaattatttttaaaacatttttatacttattttcacaatttgaaaaaggttttgtgaatttaatttttaatttttttaaaaatacatttttcacatttaacaataacaatatttgttataatcattattattattatcatgacTACCACACCATTATCACTATTCTTTCCACCGACATAACTAATTGTCACAATCATGATTATCCTTATTGTCATTGTCACCATTATTGTTTGCTATCACCACTACCATTATTGCCAACGCTACCCCATCATCAATATAACCTCTACCACCACTAATGTCATTGTAACCACCATTATCACCCATCGCCACCACTAACACCATTTTCACTGTCACTATTATCATCACCACTAATATTGTTACCATCACCACTGTCATTGTCATCACCAACGTCTTTGTTAGCATCACCACAATCACTACAAACATCGCTGCAACTACCATCTGTAATAATTTGGTCTGTACATTTGGGAAAATGAAATGTTTCATCTGTTTTGGAATTGAGAAGCCAAACATTGAATGACTACTAATAGGTGGTAATGACCACTAATGAGTGATAATGACTACTAAATACATTTTTGATGGTATAATGCTTATATATAATACATGTATTTGGTCCCTGAAAACTAAAATCACCCCCAAGGCCCTAACATGTGAGTTGCCcatttaattttacatgttATTATATTACCATAATTAACGCAACATATGTTGACATTTATTCGTCATGCCATTTGAGGATTATTACGGCGAAATATattagcataattttttttacaatttcataTAATTACGAAATTGCCATGTATTTGGGCGGGAAAAAGGATTGTATCGATTACCCAACTCATCTCTCTTGGGCGTGATCCAACTCGGGTGAATGAGTCACTGGTTTAACTGCAAATCTGATTGGTCCGTATTGAGTTGCATCGAGTTAAATGCATGATCAATCTAATAGGCAACTTGACCCGAGTCGCAGTCGAATCACTTCAATCGAACGGGtcagtttgaattttaaaacaccaatgttaagtgacaACGTAAAATCGATAATGTAATAAAGACGTTGTAGAAGCAAATAACATAAGAAAAAaggttgaattgtgtttttagaaatttaaaactttttctaAAACTGAAAAACATGTTTATCGTATGATGCATATAAACCTAAAGAACTTAGAGATGTTTTGAttcaaactttatcaaatgatgagaaaaatagtttttttttttgtaaaacaaagagatataagatctaaaaataaattcaaaccaTTTGGCAGTTCAAGCAATATAAAGAAGCACACAAAGAATTATATTGGTTCATCTCAACCTTGAGACTACGTCTAGTTCTTGGCAACCACTAAGTTTCCATTAACTtatcaaaattacaattatttttcattgtcaATTTTTGGCTCTTACACTTGCAAGATCTATTCCAAGCTTGACTTAAATCGAGTATTCTTTGTCCTATCAAGTCACCGCTGGGtctaaacaaatcaacaagattTGTTGGAAGTTTGCACATTGACTAAATTTGTGATCATCTTACAGATGAATATATCACTcaacacttttaattttttctctcaaagtATACATGAAAGAATATGTTCGCGTAGATGATTTGtatcttgttttttttcaaagattCTTCTATATATATAGCCTTCATATCCAAATATATGTTATCTCACAACGGTTGAATTCTTTATTCTGTTCTTCGTCTATAATCTTGAGACCATTGGAGCATTTAATGTTTGAATTAAATGAACAGTAAATACACATCCCTTTTTCATGTAGAGTCTATGTTGATATGTCAGTGTCTTGTACTTTAGCAGGAAAGTCACTTCTCTCATCATAACATATCTGCAACAATAGCAAAATGTGCCTTTTGATGAGAATCAACGTATTCCAGACTATGaacttcatttatttctttatagGATTTTGACGGATCCTAAAATAATGTTTTCTGCATGAAATAATCTTAGACATAGAGTATTAAATGGAGATTTTAAAGGCACAACTTAAATGGTATACTTGATAATCTTATGAATGCATTTAGAACTTTAGACACACATATACATATCATGATCTTATAATATATCATACACAACTTTcatcatttgtatttatttacatataatcaaaataattagaagTCTTGAGACATAAATATCTTTTGACTTAATAAATGTTCATAATTCATTGACTTTATCAACGAATCTGACAtgacattaaaatataatttaaaaacaaaaaatagaaatagttaaaaaaaatattaaacctgCATGTAATCATATcatattatacaaaaaaaagttattaattggATCTATCAACACACATGTCATATACTAGTAAAAAGAGATTCAActctttttctcaaaatttaaaattgttgtaaaaaaaaaatattttccagtgattttaaaatatcaatcatcattaatttattttgtcatGTAAATACATTGCCCTCTTTTTAGCAGTTTCTGATTTGTAATCATATGTAATAAcatcaatataaataataataattacggTGTGTAATTTTgtcaatttatttaatgtaataaatatcaatatcaatatacTTCTATAAGCTAATTTCCGTTAGAAGCAATACAAattgaaagtttaaaattttgtttccaaaaatttattacatataCATAGCTATGATGACATTTTTTTCCGCCTTTTGTTcatttctaattatttaattaattaatttattgattaacACCAtcacaattttaatatttgcaAGACACTTAACATATTTATATGTCTCAT contains:
- the LOC100791001 gene encoding uncharacterized protein isoform X1, whose protein sequence is MVSFHAFSAFASVIMSSKYIISAILGSFGVAWVCDYYVSEKKLFGGSTPGTITNNEWAEETDKKLQAWPRTAGPPVVMNPISRQNFIVKSRPE
- the LOC100791001 gene encoding uncharacterized protein isoform X2, whose amino-acid sequence is MSSKYIISAILGSFGVAWVCDYYVSEKKLFGGSTPGTITNNEWAEETDKKLQAWPRTAGPPVVMNPISRQNFIVKSRPE